Part of the Streptomyces antimycoticus genome, CTCCATGGTCCTTCAGCAGGGCGGCGAGCCGGACGGTGTCCTCCGGGGTCCAGCCGTTCTCCTCCAGCCAGTCGGTGGCCGAGATGCGGAAGAACAGCGGCAGGTCCTCCGGCCAGACCTCGCGGACCGCGTCGACGACCTCCAGGGCGAAGCGGACGCGGTTCTCGAAGGAGCCGCCGTAGCCGTCGGTGCGGCGGTTGCTGTGCGGGGAGAGGAACTCGCCGATGAGGTAGCCGTGGGCGCCATGGATCTCGGCCACCTCGAAACCGGCCGCGAGCGCGCGCCGTGCGGCGTCCGCGAACTGGCGGGTGATCTCGCCGATCCGCTCCACGGACAGCTCCTCCGGCGCCGGATGGCCCTCGTCGAACGGAATCGGGCTCGGCGCCAGCGTCCGCCAGCTCCCCTGGTCGGCGGTGAGCGGCGCACCGCCCCTCCAGGGGGCGTCGGTGGACGCCTTACGGCCGGCATGGGCGAGCTGGATGCCCGGGACGGTGCCCTGCCCCTTGAGGAAGCCGACGATCTTACGGAACGCCTCGACCTGCGTGTCGTTCCAGATGCCGAGGTCTCCGGGGGTGATGCGGCCCTCGGCGGAGACGGCCGTCGCCTCGACCAGGATCAGCCCGGTACCACCGGTGGCGCGGGCGCCGTAGTGGACGAAGTGCCAGTCGTGCGGGACCCCGGCGCCCTCGGGCCCATCCGCGCTGTACTGGCACATGGGTGACATCCAGAGGCGGTTGGGGATGGTCAGCGACCGCAGGGTGAAGGGCTCGAAGAGGGCACTCATGAACGTCTCCGTTTCTCCTCGCGGGGCCCGGCCGGACCGCGCGCTAGTACGGTAACCACCGTAGTACGACGATCGTCAAATTACGAAGCCTCTCGTACGAGCGCTCCTGATCCCCGCCCGGCACGCGCACCCATGACCTGCGGCGACGCGGAACCCTCAGATATATGCGGACGCGCTCCCTCCGGTTGTCAGTGGTCGGGTGCAGACTCTGTGATGCCGGACACATCGCCCTCTCCTCCACCGATCCGCTCACCGATTCCTTCTGATCCGCTCGCCGATTCCTTCGCCGTTCGTTCCGCCGTCCTTCCCGCTTGTTCCGGCGTCCTTCCCGCACCCGCACTCCAAGGAGTGAGCCGCCATGAACGATGTCCTGCTCGCCGTCGGCACCCGCAAGGGTCTCTTCCTCGGCCGCCGCGGCGGCCGAGGGGGCTGGGACTTCACCGGCCCCCACTTCCCCATGCAGGCGGTCTACTCCGTCGGCATCGACACCCGGGGCGACCGCCCCCGGCTGCTGGCCGGTGCGGACAGTTCGCACTGGGGCCCCTCGGTCTTCCGCTCCGACGACCTCGGGGGCAGCTGGCACGAGCCCGCCAAGCCCGCGGTGAAGTTCCCCGAGGGCACCGACACCTCGCTGGAGCGGGTGTGGCAGCTTCAGCCCGCCGGGCCCGACGAACCGGAGGTGGTCTACGCGGGCACCCAGCCGGGCGCGCTGTTCCGCTCCGAGGACGGCGGGGAGACCTTCGCGTTCGTCCGCGGCCTGTGGGACCACCCGCAGCGGCCGGAGTGGGGCGAGGGGTTCGGCGGGCAGGCCGTGCACACGGTCGTCCCCGATCCGAGGGACCCGCGGGCGCTCATGGTCGCCGTGTCCTCCGGTGGGGTGTACCGCTCCACGGACGGCGGGGAGAGCTGGGCGCCGTCCAACAGCGGGCTCAAGGCGGATTTCCTGCCGGATCAGTACCCGGAGTTCGGGCAGTGCGTCCACAAGGTCGCCCGGGACCCGGTCGACCTCGACCGGCTCTATCTGCAGAACCACGGCGGGGTGTACCGCAGCGACGACGGCGGGGCGCACTGGGCCGAGATCGGTAAGGACCTCCCGGCGGACTTCGGCTTCGCGGTCGCCGTCCATCCGCGCCGCAGCGGCGTCGCGTACGTCTTCCCGGTCAACGACGGCTCGGACCGCTACCCCCCGGGCTTCCGGTGCCGGGTGTTCCGCACCGAGGACGCGGGCGCCACCTGGGAGGAGCGCTCCGCCGGGATGCCGGACGGGCTCCACTACGGGGTGGTGCTGCGGGACGCGCTGCGCACCGATGACGCCGACCCGGTCGGGGTCTACCTCGGCAATCGCAACGGCGAGGTGTACGCGAGCGCCGACGAGGGCGAGAGCTGGCGGCAGATCGCCCGCCATCTTCCCGATGTGCTGTGTGTCCGGGCCGCCGTGATCGGCTGAAGTGATCGCGAGCGTGATCGGCCGGGAGTGATCGGCTGAGACTGATCGCGAGGCGGCACGCGGCCACTCGCTGAGCCACTAGAGTGACGCGGTGTGGCAGCACGACCCTTGAATGAAATTGTGGAAGCGGGCTGGGCCAAGGCACTTGAGCCCGTCGAGGAACGCATCGCGGCGATGGGCGACTTCCTGCGGGCC contains:
- a CDS encoding NADH:flavin oxidoreductase/NADH oxidase; translation: MSALFEPFTLRSLTIPNRLWMSPMCQYSADGPEGAGVPHDWHFVHYGARATGGTGLILVEATAVSAEGRITPGDLGIWNDTQVEAFRKIVGFLKGQGTVPGIQLAHAGRKASTDAPWRGGAPLTADQGSWRTLAPSPIPFDEGHPAPEELSVERIGEITRQFADAARRALAAGFEVAEIHGAHGYLIGEFLSPHSNRRTDGYGGSFENRVRFALEVVDAVREVWPEDLPLFFRISATDWLEENGWTPEDTVRLAALLKDHGVDLLDVSSGGNAAGVRIPTGPGYQVRFAERVRRETGLPVAAVGLITEAEQAEKIVTNGEADAVLLGRELLRDPYFARRAATELGGQVRNPDQYHRAVR
- a CDS encoding WD40/YVTN/BNR-like repeat-containing protein: MNDVLLAVGTRKGLFLGRRGGRGGWDFTGPHFPMQAVYSVGIDTRGDRPRLLAGADSSHWGPSVFRSDDLGGSWHEPAKPAVKFPEGTDTSLERVWQLQPAGPDEPEVVYAGTQPGALFRSEDGGETFAFVRGLWDHPQRPEWGEGFGGQAVHTVVPDPRDPRALMVAVSSGGVYRSTDGGESWAPSNSGLKADFLPDQYPEFGQCVHKVARDPVDLDRLYLQNHGGVYRSDDGGAHWAEIGKDLPADFGFAVAVHPRRSGVAYVFPVNDGSDRYPPGFRCRVFRTEDAGATWEERSAGMPDGLHYGVVLRDALRTDDADPVGVYLGNRNGEVYASADEGESWRQIARHLPDVLCVRAAVIG